In one Gossypium hirsutum isolate 1008001.06 chromosome D09, Gossypium_hirsutum_v2.1, whole genome shotgun sequence genomic region, the following are encoded:
- the LOC107931500 gene encoding transcription factor bHLH148 has translation MESTVTNPLPNSNSDPVRRKKKKKTSAAAATATLKTNQQRQNQNQSYNHTRWKSEAQQQIYSSKLIQALSQVNLNGNHSSPSAPRRGRAVREAADRALAVAAKGRTRWSRAILTSRVKLKFRKEKGQRSGSVSAATVIGVTGRNRSRKQRFSVLKLKAKSVQRKVKVIGRLVPGCRKQPLAVILEEATDYIAALEMQVRAMSALADLLSGSSSATSSSPPTSQ, from the coding sequence ATGGAATCCACTGTAACGAATCCATTGCCGAACTCGAATTCCGACCCTGtcagaaggaagaagaaaaagaaaacatcagCAGCGGCGGCGACGGCGACGTTGAAGACGAATCAGCAGCGGCAGAACCAAAACCAGAGCTACAATCACACCAGATGGAAATCCGAGGCGCAGCAACAAATCTATTCTTCGAAGCTGATTCAAGCTTTGAGTCAAGTCAATCTCAACGGTAACCATTCTTCTCCTTCGGCTCCGCGTCGTGGACGAGCCGTTCGTGAAGCTGCTGATAGAGCTTTGGCTGTAGCGGCTAAAGGGAGGACGAGGTGGAGCCGTGCTATTTTGACGAGCCGTGTTAAGCTGAAGTTTAGGAAGGAGAAGGGACAGAGAAGTGGATCTGTTTCTGCTGCGACGGTGATTGGCGTTACCGGTAGAAACCGGTCGAGGAAACAGAGATTTAGTGTTTTGAAATTGAAAGCGAAATCTGTTCAAAGGAAAGTCAAGGTTATTGGTCGGTTGGTTCCCGGTTGCCGGAAACAACCGTTAGCGGTTATTCTCGAAGAAGCAACTGATTATATTGCCGCGCTTGAGATGCAGGTTCGCGCCATGAGCGCTCTTGCTGATTTGCTTTCTGGTTCCAGCTCCGCCACCTCTAGCTCACCGCCGACCAGCCAGtga